One Odocoileus virginianus isolate 20LAN1187 ecotype Illinois chromosome 6, Ovbor_1.2, whole genome shotgun sequence DNA segment encodes these proteins:
- the PYGO1 gene encoding pygopus homolog 1 — protein MSAEQEKDPISLKRVRGGDSGLDGLGGPGVQLGSPDKKKRKANTQGPSFPPLSEYAPPPNPNSDHLVAANPFDDNYNTISYKPLPSSNPYLGPGYPGFGGYSTFRMPPHVPPRMSSPYCGPYSLRNQPHPFPQNPLGMGFNRPHAFNFGPHDNSSFGNPSYNNALTQNVNMPNQHFRQNPAENFNQIPPQNASQVSNPDLASNFVPGSNSNFSSPLESNHSFIPPPNTFGQAKAPPPKQDFSQGATKNTNQNSSAHPPHLNMDDTVNQSNIELKNVNRNNVVSQENSRSSSAEATNSSHANGTQSKPRQPRGATDVTCTAEKSAKSALHPSRHGHSSSDPVYPCGICTNEVNDDQDAILCEASCQKWFHRICTGMTETAYGLLTAEASAVWGCDTCMADKDVQLMRTRETFGPPAVGGDA, from the exons gtGGTGATAGTGGACTGGATGGGTTAGGAGGACCAGGTGTGCAACTAGGAAGCCCAGATAAGAAAAAACGCAAGGCAAATACTCAG GGGCCTTCTTTTCCTCCACTGTCTGAGTATGCTCCGCCACCGAATCCAAACTCTGACCATCTAGTGGCTGCTAATCCATTTGATGACAACTACAATACTATTTCCTATAAACCACTACCTTCATCAAATCCGTATCTTGGCCCTGGTTATCCTGGCTTTGGAGGCTACAGCACATTCAGAATGCCACCTCACGTTCCTCCAAGAATGTCTTCCCCATACTGTGGTCCTTACTCACTCAGGAATCAGCCACACCCATTTCCTCAGAATCCTCTGGGCATGGGTTTTAATCGACCTCATGCTTTTAACTTTGGGCCACATGATAATTCAAGTTTTGGAAATCCATCTTACAATAATGCACTGACTCAGAATGTTAACATGCCTAATCAACATTTTAGACAAAATCCTGCTGAAAACTTCAATCAGATTCCTCCGCAGAATGCTAGCCAAGTATCTAACCCTGACTTGGCATCTAACTTTGTCCCTGGAAGTAATTCCAATTTTAGTTCTCCTTTAGAATCTAATCATTCTTTTATTCCTCCCCCAAACACTTTTGGTCAAGCAAAAGCACCACCCCCAAAACAAGACTTTAGTCAAGGAGCTAccaaaaacacaaatcaaaactccTCTGCTCATCCACCTCACTTAAACATGGATGACACAGTGAATCAGAgtaatattgaattaaaaaatgtgaatcGAAACAATGTCGTCAGTCAAGAGAACAGCCGTTCGAGTAGCGCCGAAGCTACAAACAGCAGCCACGCAAACGGGACCCAGAGTAAACCACGACAGCCTCGAGGTGCCACGGATGTTACGTGCACCGCCGAGAAGAGCGCTAAGTCTGCTCTCCACCCCAGCCGTCACGGGCATTCTTCTTCTGACCCGGTGTATCCTTGTGGAATTTGTACGAATGAAGTGAATGATGATCAGGATGCCATCCTGTGTGAAGCCTCTTGTCAGAAATGGTTTCATCGGATCTGCACTGGAATGACCGAAACAGCTTATGGCCTCCTAACAGCAGAAGCGTCCGCAGTGTGGGGCTGTGACACCTGTATGGCTGACAAAGATGTCCAGTTAATGCGCACTAGAGAAACATTCGGTCCCCCTGCAGTGGGTGGTGATGCCTAA